The Leifsonia williamsii genome includes a region encoding these proteins:
- the folP gene encoding dihydropteroate synthase, with protein MTLIMGVLNVTPDSFSDGGLWLEPEAAVEHAFDLVEQGADIIDVGGESTRPGALHLDPAEEQSRVVPVIRRLADRGVMVSVDTMNASTARAAADAGASIINDVSGGLNDPGMPDAVLDTGLQYVVMHWRGRLDSGDSRAVYTDTVREVRSELSARVADLLDRGVDPAKLVLDPGLGFSKTAEHNWQVLGGLHTFQTLGYPVLIGASRKRFLGALLPEGASAADRDAPTAVISALAAREGVWAVRVHDVASTRIALDVVRAWQAGSDDH; from the coding sequence GTGACGCTCATCATGGGCGTCCTCAACGTGACGCCGGACTCGTTCAGCGACGGCGGGCTCTGGCTCGAGCCGGAGGCGGCCGTCGAGCACGCCTTCGACCTCGTCGAGCAGGGCGCCGACATCATCGACGTGGGCGGCGAGTCCACCCGGCCGGGCGCCCTCCACCTCGACCCGGCCGAGGAGCAGTCCCGGGTGGTGCCGGTGATCCGGCGCCTCGCCGACCGCGGCGTGATGGTCAGCGTCGACACGATGAACGCCTCCACCGCGCGGGCAGCAGCCGATGCGGGTGCGTCGATCATCAACGACGTCTCCGGCGGCCTCAACGATCCCGGGATGCCGGACGCCGTGCTCGACACCGGCCTGCAGTACGTCGTCATGCACTGGCGCGGACGGCTCGACTCCGGCGACTCGCGGGCGGTCTACACCGACACCGTGCGGGAGGTCCGCAGCGAGCTCTCCGCACGCGTCGCCGACCTGCTCGACCGCGGCGTCGACCCGGCCAAGCTCGTCCTCGACCCCGGCCTCGGGTTCTCGAAGACGGCCGAGCACAACTGGCAGGTGCTCGGCGGCCTCCACACGTTCCAGACGCTCGGCTACCCGGTGCTGATCGGCGCGTCGCGCAAGCGGTTCCTGGGCGCGCTGCTGCCGGAGGGGGCGAGCGCGGCCGACCGCGACGCTCCGACCGCCGTCATCTCGGCCCTCGCGGCACGTGAAGGCGTCTGGGCCGTCCGGGTCCACGACGTGGCGTCCACGCGGATCGCCCTCGATGTGGTGCGCGCGTGGCAAGCTGGAAGCGATGACCACTAG
- a CDS encoding DUF3180 domain-containing protein produces MKRTRVTTLLGLAVAGLVVGFLGELTASSLGAAAFLPPITLPITLVAVAVIIVAFAVPIRLAVRGRSSRRIDPFQAMRIVVLAKACSLSGALLTGAGVGILVYLLTRDVIPGNGAVLQSALALAGAVVLLTGGLVAEAFCTLPPDDDDDDEPESVHVRNR; encoded by the coding sequence ATGAAGCGCACGCGCGTCACCACGCTGCTCGGGCTGGCGGTCGCCGGTCTCGTCGTCGGGTTCCTGGGCGAGCTGACCGCGTCGAGCCTCGGGGCCGCCGCCTTCCTCCCGCCCATCACGCTGCCCATCACGCTGGTGGCGGTGGCCGTCATCATCGTCGCCTTCGCGGTGCCCATCCGGCTCGCCGTCCGCGGGCGCAGCTCCCGCCGCATCGACCCGTTCCAGGCGATGCGCATCGTCGTGCTCGCCAAGGCGTGCAGCCTCAGCGGTGCGCTGCTCACGGGTGCCGGCGTCGGCATCCTCGTCTACCTGCTGACCCGGGACGTCATCCCGGGCAACGGCGCCGTGCTGCAGAGCGCTCTCGCGCTCGCGGGCGCCGTGGTGCTGCTCACCGGCGGCCTGGTCGCCGAGGCGTTCTGCACCCTCCCGCCCGACGACGATGACGACGACGAGCCGGAGAGCGTGCATGTCAGGAACCGCTGA
- the folE gene encoding GTP cyclohydrolase I FolE encodes MTGFDRARIEAAVAEILAAIGEDPARPGLAATPSRVADAYAEFFAGLGKDAAAELGDPVPLEGNAETVLLRDIAFRSVCEHHLLPFLGVAHVAYLPGEAVVGLGRIPRVIETLAARPQIQERLTEQIADTIEQGAGARGVLVVLDASHTCVTTRGARQTGSTTVTVASRGAFTDPAARAELMALISGGAAYDPAGAVGGGPA; translated from the coding sequence ATGACCGGTTTCGATCGCGCACGCATCGAGGCGGCCGTCGCCGAGATCCTCGCCGCCATCGGCGAGGATCCGGCGCGTCCCGGCCTCGCCGCCACCCCGTCGCGGGTGGCGGACGCGTACGCGGAGTTCTTCGCCGGGCTCGGCAAGGACGCCGCCGCCGAGTTGGGCGATCCCGTGCCGCTGGAGGGGAACGCCGAGACGGTGCTCCTGCGCGACATCGCCTTCCGCTCGGTGTGCGAGCACCACCTCCTGCCGTTCCTCGGCGTCGCGCACGTGGCGTATCTGCCGGGGGAGGCCGTGGTCGGCCTGGGCCGTATCCCGCGCGTGATCGAGACGCTCGCCGCGCGCCCGCAGATCCAGGAGCGGCTGACCGAGCAGATCGCGGACACCATCGAGCAGGGCGCCGGTGCCCGCGGCGTCCTCGTCGTGCTCGACGCCTCCCACACGTGCGTGACCACCCGCGGCGCGCGGCAGACCGGCTCGACCACGGTGACCGTCGCCTCCCGCGGCGCCTTCACCGACCCCGCCGCCCGTGCGGAGTTGATGGCACTGATCAGCGGGGGAGCCGCGTACGACCCGGCCGGCGCCGTCGGGGGCGGCCCCGCGTGA
- a CDS encoding PH domain-containing protein, translating to MSGTAEPARRPAGPDRIDLEVGEWRRVSPKYVVVVLVGALVSGIVLAAAATFLWLVAGWTFGWILLAVVAIGTIVSLVIAPRRARSIGYVLREDDLLFRRGIMFQRFVSVPYGRMQLIDITRGPVGRMLGLADLKFVTAAASTGVLIPGLPDAEAAELRDRLVTLAESRRAGL from the coding sequence ATGTCAGGAACCGCTGAGCCCGCCCGCCGTCCGGCCGGACCGGACCGCATCGACCTCGAGGTCGGCGAGTGGAGGCGCGTCTCGCCCAAGTACGTCGTCGTCGTGCTCGTCGGCGCGCTGGTCAGCGGCATCGTGCTCGCGGCGGCGGCGACCTTCCTGTGGCTGGTGGCGGGCTGGACTTTCGGCTGGATCCTGCTGGCGGTCGTCGCGATCGGCACGATCGTGTCGCTCGTGATCGCGCCGCGCCGCGCCCGCTCGATCGGGTATGTGCTGCGCGAGGACGATCTCCTGTTCCGCCGCGGCATCATGTTCCAGCGGTTCGTCTCGGTGCCGTACGGGCGCATGCAGCTCATCGACATCACCCGCGGGCCGGTCGGCCGGATGCTGGGGCTGGCCGACCTGAAGTTCGTGACGGCCGCCGCCTCCACGGGCGTGCTGATCCCCGGGCTCCCCGACGCGGAGGCCGCCGAGCTGCGCGACCGCCTGGTGACGCTGGCCGAGAGCAGGCGGGCGGGGCTGTGA
- a CDS encoding PH domain-containing protein — protein sequence MTAPTPAGPLSPAERAAERYTDGEWHRLHPATPLLRGGIVFIAVLGFVLSNLRERIIGFFVGGDEFRGGDPLDEIYDRGWEGWALLALAIVLVACIGAFYLAWRMHSFRITEDAVEVRSGILFRTQRKARLDRIQGINVVRPVLARIFGAAKLDITVAGHDANVQLAYLGSALADGLRSDVLRLASGVRAAEAAEAAAASGTVPVPGAPAGTGSRAQAVGDLVNRRVNEFLAPELDPAAAPPESVVKIPPLRLFGSLILSGFTVFLLFVVALLVWGTATGSVWLAFVVLPGLIGSASFYINRFTKSLRYSIAGTPDGVRVGFGLLSTSNETLPPGRIHAVEVLQPLLWRPFGWWQIRIDTAGRSREKGAAGQANTTMLPVGDAEDVARVLALVLPGFATPERRALIVDGMRSRGRDDWTGSPRRAAWLRPFSWQRTGYRLLDGAVLLRRGFVWRSLALVPLARLQSLELQQGPVERALRLAEARFHTVSGPVRPRLAAMDAEEGVRLFQTVAAGAVAAAESDSSHRWGRVEEPPAPPAPPIAPIAPIAPTASSTREGDPS from the coding sequence GTGACCGCGCCGACCCCCGCCGGACCGCTCTCACCCGCCGAGCGCGCGGCGGAGCGGTACACCGACGGGGAGTGGCACCGCCTCCATCCGGCGACCCCGCTGCTGCGCGGCGGCATCGTCTTCATCGCCGTCCTCGGCTTCGTGCTGTCGAACCTGCGCGAGCGCATCATCGGGTTCTTCGTCGGCGGTGACGAGTTCCGCGGCGGAGACCCGTTGGACGAGATCTACGACCGCGGCTGGGAGGGCTGGGCGCTGCTGGCGCTCGCCATCGTCCTCGTCGCCTGCATCGGCGCCTTCTACCTCGCCTGGCGCATGCACAGCTTCCGCATCACCGAGGATGCGGTGGAGGTGCGCAGCGGCATCCTCTTCCGCACGCAGCGCAAGGCGCGGCTCGACCGCATCCAGGGCATCAACGTGGTGCGGCCGGTGCTCGCGCGCATCTTCGGCGCGGCGAAGCTCGACATCACGGTCGCCGGCCACGACGCGAACGTGCAGCTCGCCTATCTGGGTTCGGCGCTGGCGGACGGGCTGCGCTCCGACGTGCTGCGGCTCGCCTCGGGGGTGCGTGCGGCGGAGGCGGCGGAGGCGGCGGCCGCCTCGGGGACCGTTCCGGTTCCCGGCGCGCCGGCGGGCACCGGCTCCCGCGCCCAGGCGGTCGGCGACCTCGTCAACCGCCGCGTGAACGAGTTCCTCGCCCCCGAGCTCGACCCCGCCGCCGCGCCGCCGGAGTCGGTGGTGAAGATCCCGCCGCTGCGGCTGTTCGGCTCGCTCATTCTGAGCGGCTTCACGGTGTTCCTGCTGTTCGTGGTGGCCCTGCTGGTGTGGGGGACGGCGACCGGCTCCGTCTGGCTCGCGTTCGTCGTGCTGCCGGGCCTCATCGGTTCGGCCAGCTTCTACATCAACCGGTTCACCAAGTCGCTGCGCTACTCGATCGCGGGCACGCCGGACGGCGTCCGCGTCGGCTTCGGACTCCTGAGCACGAGCAACGAGACGCTGCCGCCGGGGCGCATCCACGCGGTGGAGGTGCTGCAGCCGCTGCTGTGGCGCCCCTTCGGCTGGTGGCAGATCCGCATCGACACCGCCGGGCGGTCGCGCGAGAAGGGCGCGGCCGGACAGGCGAACACGACCATGCTCCCGGTCGGAGACGCGGAGGACGTCGCCCGCGTGCTCGCGCTGGTCCTGCCCGGCTTCGCCACGCCAGAGCGTCGCGCACTGATCGTGGACGGCATGCGCTCGCGCGGCCGGGACGACTGGACGGGCAGCCCTCGGCGCGCCGCCTGGCTGCGACCCTTCTCGTGGCAGCGCACCGGCTACCGGCTCCTGGACGGCGCCGTGCTGCTCCGCCGCGGCTTCGTCTGGCGCAGCCTCGCGCTGGTGCCGCTGGCCCGGCTGCAGAGCCTGGAGCTGCAGCAGGGGCCGGTCGAGCGCGCCCTGCGGCTGGCAGAGGCGCGGTTCCACACCGTGAGCGGTCCGGTCCGGCCGCGCCTGGCCGCGATGGACGCGGAGGAGGGCGTGCGCCTCTTCCAGACCGTCGCGGCGGGCGCCGTGGCCGCGGCCGAGAGCGACAGCAGCCACCGGTGGGGGAGGGTGGAGGAGCCGCCGGCGCCGCCCGCGCCGCCGATCGCGCCGATCGCGCCGATCGCCCCGACCGCATCGTCGACCCGAGAAGGAGATCCGTCATGA
- the folB gene encoding dihydroneopterin aldolase, which translates to MTTSDGGPAGPRPADAIVLTGLRVRAHHGVYDFEREEGQDFVVDVTAWLDLSPAASGDDLGRTVHYGELAQEVHDAVAADPVDLIETVAERVAGVVLAHPPVHSVEVTVHKPDAPIAVPFGDVAVRILRGRS; encoded by the coding sequence ATGACCACTAGCGATGGCGGGCCGGCCGGCCCGCGACCGGCCGACGCGATCGTGCTGACCGGCCTGCGCGTCCGCGCCCACCACGGCGTCTACGACTTCGAGCGCGAGGAGGGGCAGGACTTCGTGGTCGACGTGACCGCCTGGCTCGACCTCTCCCCGGCGGCGAGCGGCGACGACCTGGGGCGCACCGTGCACTACGGCGAGCTCGCCCAGGAGGTCCACGACGCTGTCGCGGCCGACCCGGTCGACCTGATCGAGACCGTGGCCGAGCGGGTGGCGGGCGTCGTGCTCGCGCATCCACCCGTCCACTCGGTCGAGGTGACGGTGCACAAGCCCGACGCGCCCATCGCCGTGCCGTTCGGCGACGTGGCCGTCCGCATCCTGCGGGGGCGGTCGTGA
- the folK gene encoding 2-amino-4-hydroxy-6-hydroxymethyldihydropteridine diphosphokinase produces the protein MSAGAVGRPQRMCVGSPAVLAFGSNLGDREATLRAALDALAAEPGLHVEAVSGLYETPALKPAGIDAEAPAYLNAVARVHTILDPLALLALVNRVEDDLGRVREERWGDRTIDIDIVDYGGIVSDDPRVTLPHPRAHERAFVLVPWLDVDTEAVVTGRGRVADLAAGATDPVTPYQPSASWPSAHWFSDTGHGEARS, from the coding sequence GTGAGCGCCGGGGCGGTGGGCCGCCCGCAGCGGATGTGCGTGGGCTCGCCCGCCGTGCTCGCGTTCGGCAGCAATCTCGGCGACCGGGAGGCGACCCTCCGCGCGGCGCTCGACGCGCTGGCCGCCGAGCCGGGCCTCCACGTGGAGGCGGTGTCCGGCCTCTACGAGACGCCCGCGCTGAAGCCCGCCGGCATCGACGCGGAGGCTCCGGCGTACCTCAACGCCGTCGCCCGCGTGCACACGATCCTCGACCCGCTCGCCCTGCTCGCCCTGGTGAACCGGGTGGAGGACGACCTCGGCCGCGTGCGCGAGGAGCGCTGGGGCGACCGCACGATCGACATCGACATCGTCGACTACGGCGGGATCGTCTCCGACGACCCGCGCGTGACGCTGCCGCACCCGCGTGCCCACGAGCGCGCCTTCGTCCTCGTGCCGTGGCTCGACGTCGACACGGAGGCCGTGGTCACCGGCCGCGGCCGCGTCGCCGACCTGGCCGCCGGTGCGACCGACCCCGTCACCCCGTACCAGCCCTCCGCCTCCTGGCCCTCCGCCCACTGGTTCTCCGACACAGGCCACGGGGAGGCCCGCTCATGA